One segment of Pontibacter akesuensis DNA contains the following:
- a CDS encoding methylglyoxal synthase, with protein sequence MKTTIALIAHNGRKNELLNWAKMHRDVLAEHNLIGTSNTSKLLNDMLDLNVQPFGHGPSGGDILLAAKILQGEVQKIIFFIDAETPHGHEHDIQTLIRTAVINDIPIALNRASADLVILEE encoded by the coding sequence ATGAAAACTACCATTGCTCTCATAGCGCACAACGGACGTAAAAATGAATTGCTGAACTGGGCCAAGATGCACCGTGACGTGCTGGCAGAGCATAACCTCATTGGTACGTCGAACACCTCAAAGCTGCTAAACGACATGCTCGACCTGAATGTGCAGCCTTTTGGGCATGGCCCCAGCGGCGGCGATATTCTGTTGGCTGCTAAAATACTACAGGGCGAAGTACAGAAGATTATCTTCTTTATCGATGCCGAAACGCCCCACGGCCACGAGCATGATATCCAGACACTCATACGCACGGCCGTAATCAATGATATTCCAATTGCACTTAACCGTGCCTCCGCCGATCTAGTGATACTGGAGGAATAA
- a CDS encoding acyltransferase family protein, which translates to MNSRQAVAESPAATHTYTAQRYLSLDVLRGLTVALMVVVNTPGSWSTIYAPLRHAPWHGFTVTDLVFPAFLFAVGNAMSFSMRKFSIQPDSVFLQKVFKRAALIFLIGVLLRCFPFVAHAEGGGLELIDFSAVRIMGVLQRIALCYLVGALVVHYLKVKGAIIFSAVVLLGYWAALYFFGDQPAPYSLEGNAALKFDLLFFSPEILYKGYGIPFDPEGLLSTLPAAVNVVAGYLAGLFVQQRGNNTGTVWRLCLTGAVLAAVALVWDVVFPINKALWTSSYVVYSVALVILVLAMLMLVIEVLKYKKWVYFFEVFGKNPLFIFCMSILLVKTLSFIKVSDDTRLDSWIYQNWFLSWGQGEFASLMFALAYMLLLWLMGYWMDRRRIYIRV; encoded by the coding sequence ATGAACAGCAGACAAGCAGTGGCAGAAAGTCCAGCGGCAACGCACACGTACACAGCGCAACGCTACCTGTCGCTTGATGTGCTGCGGGGGCTGACGGTGGCCTTGATGGTGGTAGTGAACACCCCTGGCTCCTGGAGCACCATCTACGCGCCGCTGCGGCACGCGCCCTGGCACGGCTTTACCGTAACCGATCTGGTGTTCCCGGCATTTCTTTTTGCGGTGGGCAATGCCATGAGTTTCAGCATGCGCAAGTTCTCTATTCAACCCGACAGCGTTTTTCTGCAAAAGGTATTTAAGCGCGCGGCGCTGATCTTCTTGATTGGCGTGCTGCTCCGTTGCTTCCCCTTTGTGGCACATGCCGAAGGCGGCGGTTTGGAGCTGATCGATTTTTCTGCCGTGCGTATCATGGGGGTGCTGCAGCGCATTGCTCTCTGCTACCTGGTTGGCGCGCTGGTGGTGCATTACCTGAAAGTGAAAGGAGCCATCATCTTCAGTGCCGTGGTGCTGCTGGGCTATTGGGCGGCACTATACTTCTTTGGTGATCAGCCAGCCCCTTACAGCTTAGAAGGAAACGCGGCCCTGAAATTTGACCTGCTCTTCTTCTCCCCCGAAATCCTTTACAAGGGCTACGGTATTCCTTTCGACCCGGAGGGATTGCTTAGCACGCTGCCTGCAGCAGTAAACGTGGTAGCCGGATACCTGGCAGGCTTGTTCGTTCAGCAACGCGGAAACAACACGGGCACCGTCTGGAGGCTTTGTCTGACGGGGGCAGTGCTGGCGGCGGTTGCGCTCGTATGGGATGTTGTGTTTCCCATCAACAAAGCCCTCTGGACAAGCTCCTACGTAGTTTACTCTGTCGCCTTAGTTATACTTGTGCTGGCCATGCTGATGCTGGTGATAGAGGTGCTGAAGTATAAAAAGTGGGTTTACTTTTTTGAGGTGTTCGGCAAAAACCCGCTGTTCATTTTCTGCATGTCCATTCTGCTCGTCAAAACCCTTAGCTTTATCAAAGTGAGCGACGACACACGCCTGGACAGTTGGATTTACCAGAACTGGTTCCTTAGCTGGGGCCAGGGAGAATTTGCCTCCCTGATGTTTGCACTAGCCTACATGCTGCTGCTTTGGCTAATGGGCTACTGGATGGACCGCCGCAGAATCTACATCAGGGTATAA
- a CDS encoding EF-hand domain-containing protein has protein sequence MKTREIKLFKYIGNGLCFTLLAGLVACGGENTTLDTTDAAAVETEVEDEAMGTTYDNENFNSNFTSTQRFGGWDANDDNMLDENEFNDSFFSTWDENDDNMLDENEWRTSANNFGMENQNWQDWDTNRDNNLDQNEFRTGMGKSNFRTEWDRNQDNMIDEREYSDGIFGQWDANNDNMLDDNEYNENYTRYYGS, from the coding sequence ATGAAAACGAGAGAAATTAAATTATTCAAATACATCGGAAACGGACTTTGCTTTACACTTTTAGCTGGTTTAGTAGCCTGTGGTGGCGAAAATACAACGCTTGATACAACGGATGCTGCTGCAGTTGAAACAGAAGTGGAGGATGAGGCAATGGGTACCACCTACGATAACGAGAACTTCAACAGCAATTTCACCTCAACCCAACGCTTTGGTGGCTGGGATGCCAACGATGACAACATGCTGGACGAAAACGAGTTTAACGACAGCTTCTTCAGCACCTGGGATGAAAACGACGACAACATGTTGGATGAGAACGAGTGGCGTACATCTGCCAACAACTTCGGAATGGAAAACCAGAACTGGCAAGATTGGGATACTAACCGCGATAACAACCTGGACCAGAATGAGTTTAGAACAGGTATGGGCAAAAGTAACTTCCGTACCGAGTGGGACAGAAACCAGGACAACATGATTGACGAGCGTGAGTATTCTGACGGCATATTTGGGCAGTGGGATGCAAACAACGATAACATGCTGGACGACAACGAATATAACGAGAACTATACCCGTTATTACGGATCGTAA
- a CDS encoding histidine kinase, translated as MNQAQIDCQQLRIKHILFKSKVRSVLYGGNYDGAFFSSAGPVSSWFSTIGFVRYQDVPELKKLGKLQQEIDGMVRHLVSLYQGGKIEEAHEGFRELENRSEEFLDVLSRMESKMAALI; from the coding sequence ATGAACCAGGCCCAGATAGATTGCCAGCAGTTGAGAATAAAGCACATCCTTTTCAAATCGAAGGTAAGGTCAGTGCTTTATGGCGGCAACTACGACGGTGCTTTTTTCTCCAGCGCAGGACCTGTGTCTTCCTGGTTCAGCACGATCGGTTTTGTGCGTTACCAGGATGTGCCGGAGCTGAAAAAGCTGGGAAAACTGCAGCAGGAGATTGATGGCATGGTGCGGCACCTGGTTAGCCTGTACCAGGGAGGCAAAATCGAGGAGGCCCACGAAGGCTTCCGCGAGTTGGAAAACAGGTCGGAGGAGTTTCTGGATGTTCTTTCCCGGATGGAAAGTAAAATGGCGGCCTTAATTTAG